From the Polaribacter tangerinus genome, the window CATGGACAAAACCGGAAGAAACGGAATGCGTGTTGGAGATTTAGAGTTAGAAAACTGGAAAGAGAAATACGACGCTTTAACAGAAAAGCATTTAAAAATGTTAGCTTTTTTTGATGTAAAAATTGAATATAATTTAGCAGAATTAGAAGCGGAGTTTAAAAAAGGTATAGACAAATTAAAAACCCTAACTTTTATAGATAGTGAAGAGTTTTTAAATAAAGCTATTAAAGATAAAAAGACAATTTTAGCAGAAGGAGCCCAAGGATCTTTGTTAGATATAGATTTTGGAACTTATCCTTTCGTAACTTCCTCAAACACTACTGCAGCAGGAGCTTGTACAGGTTTAGGGGTTGCTCCTAACAGAATTGGAGAAGTTTTTGGTATTTTTAAAGCATACACAACTCGCGTTGGCTCTGGTCCGTTTCCTACTGAATTATTTGATAATGATGGTGCACAAATGGCAAAAGTTGGTCATGAATTTGGCGCTACAACAGGAAGACCAAGACGTTGCGGATGGTTAGATTTAGTGGCACTAAAATATGCTGTAGATGTAAATGGTGTAACACAATTAATGATGATGAAAGGAGATGTACTTTCTGGATTTGACACATTAAAAGTATGTACTTCCTACAATTATAAAGGAAAAGAAATTCATCATTTACCATATAACATAGAACCTGAAAATGTAACCGTTAACTATTCAGAATTTAAAGGCTGGGAAGAAGATTTAACAAAAATGACCTCAGCAGAACAATTACCACAAAACTTATTGGACTATGTAGCTTTTATTGAAAAAGAAACAGGTGTTCCTGTAACTATTGTTTCTGTTGGACCAGACAGGAAACAAACAATTACTAGAGTTTAAAACGATTTACAATTAACTATGGAAGCATCTTTTTAACAAAAGATGCTTTTTTTGTTTACAAAAAAAGCATTAAAAAGTTACTCTTGGAGTCATATTAACTACTGATAGGAGAAAATAGTTAGTTTACTTTTAAATTTTAACTTTCTTTAATACTCTACAGATTACTTTTCTGTATTTTTGCTAAAATTTATCATTTTGAAAAAAATATTTTTTTTATTGTTGGCAATTGCACCACTACTTATTTATTCTCAATCTAAAAAAATATACTATGATGCAGAGTATCAAGAAGTAGATGAAGAAAATTATCCTGGTGCCACATTACTAATTGGCAATGTAAAAATGACACATGATGGCGCTGTATTAACATGCAAAAAAGCCCTATTTTATCAGAAAGAAAATTTTTTTAAAGCTTTAGAAGACGTAACTATTAAGCAAGGAGATACTATCACTCAAACAAGTGATTATGTAGATTATGACGCAAATTCTAAACAAGCATTATCATGGGGTAATGTTGTGTTAAAAGACCCAAGTATGACCCTAACTTCAGATACCTTACAATTTGATCGCTTAAACCAAAAATTATTTTATAAGAGCTACGCAACTATAAAAGATCAAACAAATACTTTAAAAAGTAAAAATGGCAACTATTATTTAGAAACCAAAAAATTTACTGCAACCACAAGGGTTACTGTAGTAAACCCAGAGCATAATCTCACTTCTAATCATTTAGACTATTATACAGATTCTGGCTTAACCTATTTATATGGACCTTCTACTATTACCAATACCAAAAATGCAAACAAAATATATTGTGAACGTGGTTTTTACAATACAAAAACTGATGTATCTTATTTTGTAAAAAATGCAAAACTTTATTTAAAAGAAAGAACTGTAGAAGGAGACAGTTTATACTACGATAAAAATAAAGGATTCGCATCTGCAACCAATAATATTAAAGTAATTGATACCGTAAAAAACTTTGTTACTAAAGGCAACTATGCAGAAATTTATGAGCTTAAAGATTCTTTGTTTATAGTTAAAAAAGCTGTTGCAATTTCTATTGTAGACAAAGACTCTACATTTATTCATGGAGATACTCTCTTGGTAACAGGTAAACCAGAAAAACGCATTGTAAGAATATATCCGGGAGTAAAAATTTTTAAATCAGACTTACAAGGAAAATGTGATTCCATTCATACAAATCAGCAAAATGGACTCACCAGAATGTTTGATTCTCCTGTTTTATGGTCGGACGGAAATCAAATTACTGGAGACACAATTCACTTACAAAGTAATGTAGAAACCGAACAATTAGATTCTTTAAAAGTATTGAACAACTCTTTTATAGTTTCTAAGGATAGCCTAGCAGACGATAACTATAACCAAATAAAAGGAAGAAATATGTTTGGTAAATTTATCAAAAACAAACTTAAAACACTTTTAGTAAAAGGAAATGCAGAGTCTGTATATTTTAATAGAAATGATAATGGAGAATTAGAAACTGTTACAAAAGAAGTTTCTAGCAACATAGAATTTACATTACTAGAAGGTCAAATTGAATCAATCAAATATTTAAAAGCATCTGAAGGAACTACCTTCCCTCCTTCTAAACTTCCAGAAGAAGTTAGAATTCTAAAAGGTTTTATTTGGCGAGAAAAAGAACAACCTAAAACGAAAGAGGCTATTTTTATTGATGATGTTGATATTAAATCAACACAATCAACAAAAAAATTGGACTCAAAACCTGTTATTTTACTAAAAGAGAATTAATAAACTTTAATGAAATCAGATTTTTTTAAATATCAAGCTCAAACTTCTCCACATCCTTTTGCCTTAGAAATTTCTCATGCAAAAGGAAGCTATATTTTTGATACTACTGGTAAAAAATATTTAGATTTTGTAGCTGGAGTTTCTGCTAATAGTTTAGGTCACAATCATCCTAAAGTATCTAAAGCTATTAAAAATCAACTAGATAAATACACGCATGTAATGGTTTACGGCGAATTTATTCAGAAACCTCAAGTAAACCTTTGTAAATTGTTAGCTAAAAATTCTCCAAGTAATTTAAATGCTGTTTATCTTACAAATTCTGGCACAGAAGCTACAGAAGGTGCAATTAAATTAGCAAAAAGAGTTACCATGAGGTCTGAGATTATTGCTGCGAAAAACTCATATCATGGCAATACAATGGGAGCAATGAGTGTTTCTGGAGTAGAAAAACAGAATAGTGCATTTAGACCATTAATACCTGGCACAAAATTTATACGGTATAATAACGAGATTGATTTAAACAAAATAACCCATAATACAGCTGCTGTAATTTTAGAAACTATACAAGGTGGTGCTGGTTTTATAGAACCTACAAACAATTTTTTACAAAAAGTAAAACAAAAATGTAACGAAGTTTGTGCATTATTAATTTTAGATGAAATACAAACTGGTATCGGAAGAACTGGCTCCTTTTGGGGCTTCCAAAATTATAATGTTACTCCAGATATTGTAATTACCGGAAAAGGCTTAGGTGGCGGAATGCCAATTGGGGCATTTATTGCCGATACAAAAATGATGTCGCTATTAAAAAAGAATCCTACTTTGGGGCATATTTCAACTTTTGCAGGTCATCCTGTTATTGCCGCCGCAGGAGAAGCAACTATTACCGAAATTTTAAGTTCAAATTTATTAAGCGAAAGTTTACGTAAAGAAAAACTAATAAAAAAACATCTGAAACACCCAATAATTAAGGAAATTAGAGGAAAAGGATTGATGTTAGCTGCCATTGTAGAAACTCCAGAACTTGCTCAAAAAATTGTGTTCAAATGTTTAGAAAAAGGATTAATTCTCTTTTTTTTACTCTTTGAAAGTAAGGCTCTAAGAATAACACCTCCACTAACTATTACAGATGACGAAATTGTTAATGGCTGTAAAATAATTTGCGAAAGTATAGAGGAAATTCTAAACAAATAGTATTTCTTTGTCAAGAAAAGATGACAAATTTAAATTGCTGATTTGTAGTTATTGTAAATGATAGCAAATATTTCTGTAAGAGATTACCTTTTAGCATTCAGATAATTTACTATCCTTTAAAAATGTCAAATAATTTTTTGAAGAATGACTTTTCTTGTTCATTCTCGTGATAACCATTTCCATATTTTCCATAACCATATCCGTAACCATAGCCATAACCATATCTATTTTTTATGATAAAATCATTCAAAACAAAACTAATATTATGAACTTCATTATTTCGATATTTTTCGTCTATCATTTTTATCATTCCTTTCTCTGTATAATTTTGTCGTACAACATAGATAATGGCATCAGAGTGTTTAAAAAGTTCTAAAGAATCAGAAACCAAGCCAACTGGTGGAGAGTCTATAACCACGTAGTCATACTCTTTTTTAAGTTGAGCAATCATATCATCTGCTTCTTTACTTAAAAGAAGTTCAGAAGGATTTGGTGGTATTGGTCCTGAGAGAATTAAATCTAAATTCGGAATTTCAGTTTGTAAAGTTACTTCTTCTAATGATTTTTGTTTAATTAAATGATTTACGATACCAACATCATTTGGAAAACCAAAATCATCAAAAATCTTTGGCTTACGTAGGTCTAACCCAATTAAAACTGTCTTTTTCCCACTCAAAGCAAAGGCAGTTGCCATATTTATAGAAATCATTGTTTTCCCTTCTCCACTCACCGAAGAAGTTAAAATTAATGTTTTTGAATCTGTAGATTTTGAATTTTTAAATAGAAACTGAACATTTGATCGAAGCGCTCTAAAAGATTCTGCTACAGTAGATTTAGGACTTTCATAAACAACCAAATTATTTTTACCAGGACTGTTTCCAACAACACCCAATACTGGTATGGCATAATTTTTCTGGATTTCTTCTACTGTATGAACTTTATTATCTAAAAGTTCATTAATTATTATATAAAATAACGGAAAAATAATACCTAACATTAAAGCAACGATATAATTAAATTTAGGCTGTGGATACACAGGACCTTGTCCTAAATCTTTTGCTGTATCTATAACTTTAACGTCAGATACACTCGCGGCTATAGCAGTTTCGGCTTCATATCTTTTTTGCTTTAAATAATTATAATTCATTTCTGAAATTTCGTAATCTCTTTGAAACGTAATTAACCCTTGCTCTTTCTTTGGTAATGTTTTTTTCTTGGTGTTGTATTTGCTTAATTGCTCATTTAAAAGTGCTATTCGCTGATTATTTAAAGTTAATAACGAAGTAATATTTTCTTGTAAGTTTTCTTTAGTTATACTTATTTCTCTGTTCAGCAACTTTACATCCGGATGATTTTCTTTTGCATACCCTCTTACACTTTCACTTAAACTAGATTTAGTAACTAAAATACTAATCAACTCAACAATTTTAGGATCTTGAATTTCTACTGTTGCTGGTACTAAATTCTCTCTACTAAAATTAGTATTAGACTGTATGTAAGACCTTAAATCTTTTAAATAATTTACGGTGCTTTTTAAAGCAGTTATTTCTTTTTCTAAAGCAATTGCCTCTGAAAAAATTTCTGCTCCTTGAGAGGATAGATCATAAATATTATTTTTTTCTCTATAATTTCCTAATTGATCTTCTAACAATCTTAACCGTTGCTCTTCTTCTAAAAACAATTCATTAATAAAAGATTGTGTTTTTACAGCGTATTCTATTTTCTGAACTTGCTTTACAGAGTCTAAAACGCGTATTGTAGTGTTTAAATAATCTTCAATTCTCCTTTTGTTTACACCTTCTTTTTGCAGTTTCAGCATCGAAGCAGCATTTGTTACACTGGTAACGCTAAGGTTTCTATTGGCCTTTACTGTCGAATCAAAATTATTAAATTGAATGTAAAATACATCTCCAACATCAATTGGCATTATTTTGTCAATAGAAAAATTGAAAAAAGGCGAGGATATTGGCTTGTTTGTACTATATTCTTTATCAAAATTTATAGTTTCTGTTTGAAAAGAAGTAATTTTATTGGCATTGTAATTTATAAGCTGATAAGTATTCTCTTCTGATGGACTAAAAGAAAGTTTAAACGTTTTTTCTCCTGTAAACTCAACTTTTATAAGGGTATTATAAAGCTGGTACTTGCTTTTATCTAAATTTACTAAAAAGGGAGTATATCCGTAATAATCTACCATTCTAAACTTCCCTTCTTTAAAGTAAGAAATATAAAAATTTAACCTATTAACAACAATTTCGTTATGTGTTCTAGACTTTAATATTACTTTTACTGTTTCCATCTCATCACTTGCACCTCCCCAGTTAAATGCAATATTGGTGCTTGAAGAAAATAACGGATTATTAACCTCTTTTACAGATATAATACTGTCTAAACTATATATTTTTTGCATATAGCTATTCATAAATTTAGCTACCAGCAAGCCAATAATTATAGTTACTAAAAATAA encodes:
- a CDS encoding adenylosuccinate synthase — protein: MAVDLLLGLQWGDEGKGKIVDVLTTNYDIIARFQGGPNAGHTLIFDGHKHVLHTIPSGIFHKTALNVVGNGVVIDPVIFKKELENLDKHTIDYTNKLLISRKAHLILPTHRLLDAASETSKGKAKIGSTLKGIGPTYMDKTGRNGMRVGDLELENWKEKYDALTEKHLKMLAFFDVKIEYNLAELEAEFKKGIDKLKTLTFIDSEEFLNKAIKDKKTILAEGAQGSLLDIDFGTYPFVTSSNTTAAGACTGLGVAPNRIGEVFGIFKAYTTRVGSGPFPTELFDNDGAQMAKVGHEFGATTGRPRRCGWLDLVALKYAVDVNGVTQLMMMKGDVLSGFDTLKVCTSYNYKGKEIHHLPYNIEPENVTVNYSEFKGWEEDLTKMTSAEQLPQNLLDYVAFIEKETGVPVTIVSVGPDRKQTITRV
- a CDS encoding OstA-like protein, whose translation is MKKIFFLLLAIAPLLIYSQSKKIYYDAEYQEVDEENYPGATLLIGNVKMTHDGAVLTCKKALFYQKENFFKALEDVTIKQGDTITQTSDYVDYDANSKQALSWGNVVLKDPSMTLTSDTLQFDRLNQKLFYKSYATIKDQTNTLKSKNGNYYLETKKFTATTRVTVVNPEHNLTSNHLDYYTDSGLTYLYGPSTITNTKNANKIYCERGFYNTKTDVSYFVKNAKLYLKERTVEGDSLYYDKNKGFASATNNIKVIDTVKNFVTKGNYAEIYELKDSLFIVKKAVAISIVDKDSTFIHGDTLLVTGKPEKRIVRIYPGVKIFKSDLQGKCDSIHTNQQNGLTRMFDSPVLWSDGNQITGDTIHLQSNVETEQLDSLKVLNNSFIVSKDSLADDNYNQIKGRNMFGKFIKNKLKTLLVKGNAESVYFNRNDNGELETVTKEVSSNIEFTLLEGQIESIKYLKASEGTTFPPSKLPEEVRILKGFIWREKEQPKTKEAIFIDDVDIKSTQSTKKLDSKPVILLKEN
- a CDS encoding aspartate aminotransferase family protein; this encodes MKSDFFKYQAQTSPHPFALEISHAKGSYIFDTTGKKYLDFVAGVSANSLGHNHPKVSKAIKNQLDKYTHVMVYGEFIQKPQVNLCKLLAKNSPSNLNAVYLTNSGTEATEGAIKLAKRVTMRSEIIAAKNSYHGNTMGAMSVSGVEKQNSAFRPLIPGTKFIRYNNEIDLNKITHNTAAVILETIQGGAGFIEPTNNFLQKVKQKCNEVCALLILDEIQTGIGRTGSFWGFQNYNVTPDIVITGKGLGGGMPIGAFIADTKMMSLLKKNPTLGHISTFAGHPVIAAAGEATITEILSSNLLSESLRKEKLIKKHLKHPIIKEIRGKGLMLAAIVETPELAQKIVFKCLEKGLILFFLLFESKALRITPPLTITDDEIVNGCKIICESIEEILNK
- a CDS encoding polysaccharide biosynthesis tyrosine autokinase; the protein is MNNPSSENNTTVNIDVKEYIFKVLAYWKLFLVTIIIGLLVAKFMNSYMQKIYSLDSIISVKEVNNPLFSSSTNIAFNWGGASDEMETVKVILKSRTHNEIVVNRLNFYISYFKEGKFRMVDYYGYTPFLVNLDKSKYQLYNTLIKVEFTGEKTFKLSFSPSEENTYQLINYNANKITSFQTETINFDKEYSTNKPISSPFFNFSIDKIMPIDVGDVFYIQFNNFDSTVKANRNLSVTSVTNAASMLKLQKEGVNKRRIEDYLNTTIRVLDSVKQVQKIEYAVKTQSFINELFLEEEQRLRLLEDQLGNYREKNNIYDLSSQGAEIFSEAIALEKEITALKSTVNYLKDLRSYIQSNTNFSRENLVPATVEIQDPKIVELISILVTKSSLSESVRGYAKENHPDVKLLNREISITKENLQENITSLLTLNNQRIALLNEQLSKYNTKKKTLPKKEQGLITFQRDYEISEMNYNYLKQKRYEAETAIAASVSDVKVIDTAKDLGQGPVYPQPKFNYIVALMLGIIFPLFYIIINELLDNKVHTVEEIQKNYAIPVLGVVGNSPGKNNLVVYESPKSTVAESFRALRSNVQFLFKNSKSTDSKTLILTSSVSGEGKTMISINMATAFALSGKKTVLIGLDLRKPKIFDDFGFPNDVGIVNHLIKQKSLEEVTLQTEIPNLDLILSGPIPPNPSELLLSKEADDMIAQLKKEYDYVVIDSPPVGLVSDSLELFKHSDAIIYVVRQNYTEKGMIKMIDEKYRNNEVHNISFVLNDFIIKNRYGYGYGYGYGYGKYGNGYHENEQEKSFFKKLFDIFKG